The Paenibacillus macerans genome includes a window with the following:
- a CDS encoding TetR/AcrR family transcriptional regulator — protein sequence MANLSPREAAKRKQILTAARSLFLTRGYAGTSMDLVTLEAGISKQTLYRYYATKEALFSDLLSQVIHELTEEKQPSLASLPLPENREQLFDILLMMARVIAIKLSDPLYLSILRIVFAESVRFPELGELLLDSFPKSTGILTDLLKKCKETGLVKLEDGDVEMSMRMFIGPMIGHAFFVGLLGGASAPEPMPEEDLKRLCRIYAESVT from the coding sequence ATGGCAAATCTGTCGCCGCGGGAAGCGGCAAAGCGCAAACAAATTTTGACGGCTGCCCGCAGCCTGTTCCTGACCCGGGGATACGCCGGAACGAGCATGGATCTCGTCACCCTGGAAGCCGGTATATCCAAGCAGACGCTGTATCGCTATTACGCCACCAAAGAAGCGCTGTTCTCCGACCTGCTGAGCCAGGTGATCCACGAGCTTACGGAGGAGAAGCAGCCGTCGCTGGCGAGCTTGCCCCTGCCCGAAAACCGGGAACAGCTCTTCGATATTCTGCTGATGATGGCCCGGGTCATCGCCATAAAGCTGAGCGACCCGCTGTATCTATCGATTCTTCGCATTGTTTTCGCGGAATCGGTCCGCTTCCCCGAGCTCGGGGAGCTGCTCCTTGATTCCTTTCCTAAAAGCACCGGAATATTGACGGACCTGCTGAAGAAGTGCAAGGAAACGGGGTTGGTGAAGCTGGAAGACGGAGATGTGGAAATGTCGATGCGAATGTTCATTGGGCCGATGATCGGCCATGCCTTCTTCGTTGGACTGCTCGGCGGCGCTTCCGCGCCAGAGCCTATGCCGGAGGAGGATCTGAAGCGGCTGTGCCGAATTTATGCGGAGTCTGTTACTTGA
- a CDS encoding PQQ-binding-like beta-propeller repeat protein yields the protein MKWSFKTEGRVRSSPAIAADGTIYVGSDDGHLYALTASGEQKWKFAIHGSDFGNPGIYSSPSIGADGTIYVGGDDSYLYAIHPDGTLKWDLKMGSPVFVSPSPAIGADGTIYVATQGGTFHAISDDGDTGREKWAYKISAFWPMIRSSPVIAADGKIYVADSDGILYAFEPEQDADDVKPKWTFETETGSGIRATPAIGTDGTIYLGSEDGNLYVLDSSGQLQWRFDAKDSIYSTPVIGADGTIYLKTGLALYAFAPQQAADDVSPEWSAEFGYVTYATPIVDANGILYVGTHDSNLYAIDSAGNLRWSFQAEGSITSSAAIGADGTIYVGSYDGHLYAIGQVDIDAPTNVTANAGEGSVQLEWEAVSDASAYAIYMATGSEPPDTKDLSNWKPLNDEPLKDTSWLADELKAGTTYWFAVQAVTEGNSRSQLSEPVSATPYAVVKAVNDLNTLEVSKHITSEQLAQYLPTEVSLQLHNETLEPDVGVNWEIENSDYNPDQSGTYWISGSLQLPEYYLNPDKLKVKLQVRVLPGSNAKLSEIRINGKILENFNPDLFTYYLTVPYSMDRVTVTASTYDSSASYEVIGGQEAVLEIGDNSIYIQVISENEQEERTYSLYIERLLTIAEIQRPDTIYVPYNTKLQDVSVPDSVYVTLDDLRTIEVQVSWNEVHPEYNGKVAGRYEFIGTLQLTEWVNNPLNIKAKVSVIVLDERKRRSSSSSSSRTDRVSNDATLSSLEIVANGRMLTLQPSFVPDVYDYTVFTDAEEMVFTAQAAHDAAEVYVDGVRLSRSAPISKKLASGNNEFTFVVRAEDGTEKRYTLTVIRETAAHESSMPFSDIAGHWAESAIRRAVELGFINGYPDGTFRPDRSVTREEFIVMVINALQLNGENKDNNSLSYSDREQIGEWAKRAIAIATEANIVKGFADGSFRPQRLMSRVEMAAVLARMIDEDLPVTERTSFADDHLIADWAKQAVETLHSHGILIGRSNNYFAPNEPVTRAEAVVSLLRLLDQQT from the coding sequence ATGAAATGGTCATTTAAAACTGAAGGTCGTGTACGTTCATCACCGGCGATCGCTGCAGACGGTACAATTTATGTCGGCTCAGACGACGGGCATTTGTATGCGTTGACGGCGAGTGGCGAGCAGAAATGGAAATTTGCGATCCATGGCAGTGATTTTGGCAACCCCGGCATTTATTCGTCGCCATCCATCGGAGCCGACGGGACGATCTATGTCGGGGGGGATGACAGTTATTTATATGCGATTCATCCAGACGGTACTTTGAAATGGGATTTGAAAATGGGGTCACCGGTTTTCGTGTCCCCTTCACCAGCCATCGGGGCGGACGGGACGATTTATGTCGCAACCCAGGGCGGTACTTTTCATGCAATTTCCGACGATGGAGACACGGGAAGGGAAAAGTGGGCATACAAAATATCAGCATTTTGGCCGATGATCAGGTCGTCCCCGGTAATTGCAGCTGATGGCAAGATCTATGTGGCGGATTCCGACGGTATTCTCTATGCATTTGAACCGGAGCAAGATGCGGATGATGTCAAGCCGAAATGGACCTTTGAAACTGAAACGGGCAGCGGGATCAGAGCGACACCGGCAATCGGAACTGATGGGACGATCTACCTGGGTTCAGAGGATGGGAATTTATATGTACTGGATTCGTCGGGTCAATTACAATGGAGGTTTGATGCAAAAGATTCTATCTACAGCACTCCGGTTATCGGAGCTGACGGTACGATCTATTTAAAGACTGGTTTGGCGCTCTATGCATTTGCGCCGCAACAAGCGGCGGATGACGTTAGCCCCGAATGGTCAGCGGAATTTGGATATGTTACTTATGCTACGCCGATTGTCGATGCCAATGGCATCCTTTATGTCGGAACTCACGACAGCAATTTGTACGCGATAGATTCAGCGGGCAATTTGCGTTGGTCATTTCAGGCTGAAGGTTCGATTACTTCATCAGCGGCCATCGGTGCCGATGGTACGATTTATGTGGGCTCTTACGATGGACATTTATATGCGATCGGGCAGGTTGATATAGATGCTCCGACTAACGTAACGGCAAATGCTGGAGAAGGGTCTGTGCAGCTTGAGTGGGAGGCGGTTTCTGATGCCTCCGCTTACGCAATCTATATGGCTACAGGATCAGAGCCGCCGGATACGAAGGATTTATCGAACTGGAAGCCATTAAATGACGAGCCGCTTAAGGACACATCATGGCTGGCCGATGAGTTAAAGGCAGGGACAACATATTGGTTTGCTGTGCAAGCCGTTACCGAAGGGAATAGCAGAAGCCAGTTGTCAGAACCGGTTAGCGCAACGCCGTATGCTGTGGTAAAAGCGGTGAATGATCTCAATACGCTTGAAGTAAGCAAGCATATCACGAGCGAGCAACTAGCGCAATATTTGCCAACCGAGGTTTCTTTACAACTGCACAACGAGACATTGGAGCCGGATGTGGGAGTCAATTGGGAAATAGAGAATTCTGATTACAATCCGGATCAATCCGGGACATATTGGATATCTGGAAGCTTGCAATTGCCCGAATATTATCTGAACCCGGATAAATTGAAGGTAAAGCTGCAGGTTCGTGTTTTGCCGGGGTCGAATGCCAAGTTGTCTGAGATTCGAATCAATGGTAAAATTTTAGAAAATTTCAATCCGGATCTGTTTACTTATTATTTGACGGTACCTTATTCAATGGATCGCGTGACAGTAACAGCTTCGACTTACGACTCATCGGCATCGTATGAGGTGATTGGCGGGCAAGAAGCGGTGCTCGAGATTGGTGACAATTCGATTTATATCCAAGTCATATCAGAAAATGAACAGGAGGAGCGCACTTATTCTTTATACATTGAGCGCCTGCTAACGATTGCGGAAATTCAAAGGCCAGATACGATATATGTGCCTTATAACACGAAGTTGCAGGATGTTTCCGTACCCGATTCGGTGTATGTTACGTTGGACGATCTTCGCACGATTGAGGTGCAAGTGAGCTGGAATGAAGTTCACCCTGAATACAATGGCAAGGTGGCTGGTCGTTATGAATTTATAGGCACCTTGCAATTGACTGAGTGGGTGAACAATCCGCTGAATATCAAGGCGAAGGTAAGTGTGATCGTGCTGGACGAGCGCAAGCGAAGATCATCGTCATCATCGTCTTCCCGTACGGATCGTGTTTCCAACGATGCCACGCTTTCATCACTGGAAATAGTGGCAAACGGTCGGATGTTAACTTTACAACCTTCGTTTGTTCCTGATGTGTATGATTACACCGTATTTACAGATGCAGAGGAAATGGTATTTACTGCTCAAGCAGCGCACGATGCGGCCGAAGTGTACGTTGATGGTGTACGTTTGTCACGCTCGGCGCCGATCAGCAAGAAGCTGGCAAGCGGCAACAATGAGTTCACGTTTGTCGTTCGTGCGGAAGACGGTACCGAGAAGCGATATACGCTGACCGTGATTCGAGAGACGGCTGCTCATGAATCGTCGATGCCATTTTCTGATATTGCCGGGCATTGGGCAGAAAGCGCGATTCGACGCGCTGTGGAACTGGGGTTCATCAACGGATATCCGGATGGAACCTTTCGCCCTGATCGTTCCGTTACGCGAGAGGAATTTATCGTTATGGTGATCAACGCGTTGCAGCTTAACGGAGAGAACAAGGACAACAATTCCCTTTCGTACAGCGACCGGGAGCAAATCGGAGAATGGGCCAAACGGGCTATCGCTATAGCGACTGAGGCAAACATCGTGAAAGGTTTTGCAGATGGCAGCTTTCGGCCACAGCGACTGATGTCCCGCGTGGAGATGGCGGCGGTGCTTGCACGAATGATCGATGAAGACTTGCCGGTAACGGAACGAACGAGCTTTGCCGATGATCATCTGATTGCCGATTGGGCGAAACAAGCTGTTGAAACGCTTCATTCGCACGGCATCCTGATCGGCCGGAGTAACAACTATTTTGCACCGAATGAGCCAGTGACGCGTGCAGAAGCAGTGGTCAGCCTGTTAAGATTGTTAGATCAACAAACATAA
- a CDS encoding S-layer homology domain-containing protein, which yields MNPWGKSMKPSYTSTRGNGLVKLCIAVLLIQSFLISVPYGNVSAKESETNANLVSVFSFGMGMYGKLGHGDTANQLAPKKIEGLSDIQAIAAGTNHSLALTKSGDVYSFGLGLFGRLGHGDTDSQLEPKKIEGLSDIQAIAAGDFHSLALTKSGDVYSFGNGTSGLGHGNTEDQSTPKKIESLSDVQAIAAGGNHSLALTKSGEVYSFGMGNSGRLGHGDTDSQLEPKKIEDLSDIQAIAAGGNHSLALTKSGDVYSFGWGLHGQLGHGDTENQLTPKKIEDLSDIQAVAAGANHSLALTKSGEVYSFGRGNTGQLGHGDTDDQLTPKKIEGLKDIQAIAAGDFHSLALTKSGDVYSFGNGTSGLGHGDTANQLEPKKIEGLTDIQAIAAGANHSLALAVEEQDSTIDPDEASFDKNILNQRDITVTMELNGNTLIDITNGTTSLLKGTDYNVTDNIVTITKEYLVNLPIGTTKLVFTFSAGSDATLSVTVSESTPVPGVFSFGLDDYGQLGHGDKKNQLEPKKIESLSDVQAIAAGSKHSLALTKSGDVYSFGRGMYGRLGHGNTENQPKPKKIEGLSDIQAIAAGDFHSLALTKSGDVYSFGRGRYGQLGHGDTEDQYTPKKIESLSDIQAIAAGDNHSLALTVSGDVYSFGYGRYGQLGHGNTDSQLITPKKIEGLSDIQAIAAGDNHSLALTKSGDVYSFGRGMYGQLGHGDKENQLTPKKIEGLADIQAIAAGEDQSLALTKSGDVYSFGRGMYGRLGHGNTEDQSTPKKIESLSDVQAIAAGGNHSLALTKSGDVYSFGYGRYGQLGHGDTEDQPTPKKIEGLSDIQLIAGGDYHSLALIVEAPPTGLQATAGDGEVELSWTATDAVDGYNVYRQEADEGTTPVVDRWMVDNDEGPVTGTSYTVDDLTAGKLYWFAVTTVKDESESGYSDPTSETPYTTVAAVASPVAIGVGKGVAPEMLEAYLPEHIPIQLSSLPGTMDADVKWDLKHADYNPDQAGTYEITGELQLPGYVRNPQQLQAKIAVHVWPNTNASLSGITLNGEPLAHFDPDIYTYDVVVPYATEQVTVTAAPYDPAANYEVVGEVVRGGVQPLQVGSNRIDILVTAEDQQEQATYTLHVKRLLQAEQPEQVSKPAASPAGGAVPSGTRVTLSTATEGATIYYTTDGSEPASSSTEYSVPIEVTTEMTLKAIAAKDGMLDSDVMEEQYTIATIPAPANLTASSADRSVTLKWEAVTGTGSVTYAVYQAEGTSAPVDPANWKLIQSNVPANSYIVTGLTNGTTYVFAVKAVSAEGASDFSNAATATPRAPGGNRGSGGGGGGRMLSNNADLADLQVWAGGKQLKLSPSFASETTEYTARTESERIEMVIKEAHSAAKVVWKDKVVADRIQVDLEEGDNKIVLTVQAEDGTKKTYTLTVYREMPKTTEPVIAFTDIAGHWAEDYIKRATAKGIVSGYPDGTFKPNNPVTRAEFTVMLAGAMKLEGTGAALTFTDHDQIGRWARQAVAQAAQAGIVIGYSDGSFRPNAQITRAEMAMMIARALKQQLNDNASTGFADDEAIPQWAKGAVEAIRKLGIVDGRGANRFVPDEKASRAEAVVMLVRMLDRWEI from the coding sequence ATGAATCCATGGGGAAAAAGCATGAAACCATCATATACAAGCACTAGGGGGAACGGCTTGGTGAAGCTGTGCATCGCTGTGCTGCTCATCCAGTCGTTTCTGATTTCAGTCCCCTATGGCAACGTGTCTGCTAAAGAATCAGAGACAAATGCAAACTTGGTCAGCGTATTTTCGTTCGGAATGGGTATGTATGGCAAATTAGGACATGGCGATACGGCCAATCAACTCGCGCCAAAGAAAATCGAAGGTTTGTCGGACATTCAGGCGATCGCTGCCGGGACTAATCATTCCCTTGCTTTAACGAAGTCAGGAGATGTGTACTCGTTCGGATTGGGGCTGTTTGGCCGATTAGGCCATGGCGATACAGATAGTCAACTCGAGCCGAAGAAAATCGAAGGTTTGTCAGACATTCAAGCGATTGCGGCTGGCGATTTCCATTCCCTTGCTTTAACGAAGTCAGGCGACGTATACTCGTTTGGAAACGGTACGTCTGGATTAGGACATGGCAATACGGAAGATCAATCCACGCCAAAGAAAATCGAGAGCTTGTCGGACGTTCAGGCGATCGCTGCCGGGGGGAATCATTCCCTTGCTTTAACGAAGTCCGGAGAGGTGTACTCGTTTGGAATGGGTAATTCTGGCCGATTAGGCCATGGCGATACGGATAGTCAACTCGAGCCGAAGAAAATCGAGGATTTGTCGGACATTCAGGCGATCGCTGCCGGGGGGAATCATTCCCTTGCTTTAACGAAATCAGGCGACGTGTACTCGTTTGGATGGGGGCTGCATGGCCAATTGGGACATGGTGATACGGAAAATCAACTCACGCCGAAGAAAATCGAGGATTTGTCGGACATTCAGGCGGTAGCTGCCGGGGCTAATCACTCCCTTGCTTTAACGAAGTCCGGAGAGGTGTACTCGTTCGGAAGGGGTAATACTGGCCAATTAGGCCATGGCGATACGGATGATCAACTCACGCCGAAGAAAATCGAGGGGTTGAAGGACATTCAGGCGATTGCGGCAGGCGATTTCCATTCCCTTGCTTTAACGAAGTCAGGCGACGTATACTCGTTTGGAAACGGTACGTCTGGATTAGGGCATGGCGATACGGCCAATCAACTCGAGCCAAAGAAAATCGAAGGTTTGACGGACATTCAAGCGATAGCTGCCGGGGCCAATCATTCCCTAGCGCTTGCCGTTGAAGAGCAAGACAGCACCATTGATCCGGACGAGGCGTCGTTCGACAAGAACATCCTGAATCAACGTGATATCACTGTCACGATGGAGTTGAATGGCAATACGCTCATAGATATTACGAATGGTACAACATCGTTATTGAAAGGCACGGATTACAACGTAACTGACAATATCGTCACCATTACAAAAGAATACCTGGTTAACCTGCCGATCGGTACGACTAAATTGGTCTTTACGTTCAGTGCAGGAAGCGATGCAACGCTCAGCGTAACGGTGAGCGAGAGCACACCTGTCCCCGGCGTATTTTCGTTCGGACTTGATGATTATGGCCAATTAGGACATGGTGATAAGAAAAATCAACTCGAGCCAAAGAAAATCGAGAGCTTGTCGGACGTTCAGGCGATCGCTGCCGGGAGTAAACATTCCCTTGCTTTAACGAAGTCAGGAGACGTATACTCGTTTGGACGCGGTATGTATGGCCGATTAGGACATGGCAATACGGAAAATCAACCCAAGCCAAAGAAAATCGAAGGTTTGTCAGACATTCAAGCGATTGCGGCTGGCGATTTCCATTCCCTTGCTTTAACGAAGTCAGGAGACGTGTACTCGTTTGGAAGGGGGAGGTATGGTCAATTAGGACATGGCGATACGGAAGATCAATACACGCCAAAGAAAATCGAGAGCTTGTCAGACATTCAGGCGATAGCTGCCGGGGATAATCATTCCCTTGCTTTAACGGTGTCAGGAGATGTGTATTCGTTTGGATATGGTAGGTATGGCCAATTAGGACATGGCAATACGGATAGTCAACTCATCACGCCAAAGAAAATCGAGGGTTTGTCGGACATTCAGGCGATAGCTGCCGGGGATAATCATTCCCTTGCCTTAACGAAGTCAGGAGACGTGTACTCGTTTGGACGCGGTATGTATGGCCAATTAGGGCATGGCGATAAGGAAAATCAACTCACGCCAAAGAAAATCGAGGGTTTGGCGGACATTCAGGCGATAGCTGCCGGGGAAGATCAGTCCCTTGCTTTAACGAAGTCAGGAGACGTGTACTCGTTTGGACGCGGTATGTATGGCCGATTAGGACATGGCAATACGGAAGATCAATCCACGCCAAAGAAAATCGAGAGCTTGTCGGACGTTCAGGCGATCGCTGCCGGGGGGAATCATTCCCTTGCTTTAACGAAGTCAGGAGATGTGTATTCGTTTGGATATGGTAGGTATGGCCAATTAGGGCATGGCGATACGGAAGATCAACCCACGCCAAAGAAAATCGAGGGCTTGTCAGACATTCAGTTGATTGCGGGTGGCGATTACCATTCCCTGGCGCTTATCGTTGAAGCCCCCCCAACCGGCCTGCAGGCGACAGCGGGAGACGGGGAAGTGGAGCTAAGTTGGACGGCAACCGATGCGGTCGATGGCTATAACGTCTATAGGCAAGAAGCTGACGAAGGTACGACTCCCGTTGTCGACCGATGGATGGTTGACAATGATGAGGGACCGGTAACAGGAACGTCCTATACGGTCGACGATTTGACTGCCGGAAAGTTGTATTGGTTTGCTGTAACGACCGTGAAGGATGAGAGCGAAAGCGGCTATTCGGATCCAACATCCGAAACGCCGTATACAACGGTTGCGGCTGTCGCATCTCCCGTTGCGATCGGGGTTGGCAAGGGAGTTGCACCAGAAATGCTGGAGGCATACCTTCCCGAACATATTCCAATTCAATTATCGAGCTTGCCTGGCACGATGGATGCAGATGTGAAATGGGATCTGAAGCATGCCGATTATAACCCGGATCAAGCCGGAACGTACGAGATTACAGGGGAGTTGCAATTGCCGGGATATGTTCGCAATCCACAACAGTTGCAAGCCAAAATCGCTGTTCATGTATGGCCGAATACGAATGCGAGCCTGAGCGGCATTACTCTGAACGGAGAACCGTTGGCACATTTTGATCCGGATATTTATACCTACGATGTTGTGGTTCCTTATGCAACGGAGCAAGTGACCGTAACAGCGGCACCTTACGATCCGGCTGCGAACTATGAAGTCGTCGGCGAGGTTGTGCGTGGCGGAGTACAACCGCTGCAGGTCGGCTCAAATCGAATTGACATCCTGGTAACGGCAGAGGATCAACAAGAGCAAGCCACCTATACCCTTCATGTGAAGCGTCTCTTACAAGCAGAACAGCCAGAGCAAGTATCGAAGCCGGCGGCAAGTCCTGCGGGCGGTGCGGTTCCGTCTGGCACAAGGGTGACATTGAGCACGGCGACCGAGGGAGCAACAATCTACTACACGACGGACGGCAGCGAACCAGCGAGCAGCAGCACCGAATATTCCGTGCCCATCGAAGTGACAACAGAGATGACGCTCAAGGCAATTGCCGCGAAGGACGGTATGCTCGACAGTGATGTAATGGAAGAGCAATATACGATTGCAACGATACCTGCACCGGCGAATTTAACAGCTTCGTCGGCTGATCGTTCCGTTACATTAAAGTGGGAGGCTGTCACGGGAACAGGCAGCGTGACTTATGCGGTTTACCAAGCGGAAGGCACATCAGCTCCGGTCGATCCGGCGAACTGGAAGCTCATTCAATCGAATGTTCCAGCGAACTCCTATATCGTCACCGGATTGACGAACGGAACAACGTATGTATTCGCAGTGAAGGCTGTCTCTGCAGAAGGAGCCAGCGATTTCTCCAACGCAGCGACAGCGACACCAAGAGCACCAGGAGGTAACAGAGGTTCCGGTGGTGGCGGGGGCGGTCGTATGTTATCCAACAATGCGGATCTTGCGGATCTGCAAGTATGGGCGGGGGGCAAACAGTTGAAGCTCAGTCCCTCATTTGCGTCGGAAACAACGGAATATACCGCTCGTACAGAAAGCGAACGAATTGAGATGGTGATCAAAGAAGCCCACTCCGCGGCGAAAGTGGTATGGAAGGACAAGGTGGTTGCGGATAGAATTCAGGTCGATCTGGAGGAAGGCGACAATAAAATTGTGCTCACGGTACAAGCAGAAGACGGCACGAAGAAAACCTATACGCTGACCGTATATCGTGAAATGCCAAAGACAACCGAACCGGTTATTGCATTTACAGACATCGCCGGACACTGGGCGGAGGACTACATCAAGCGCGCCACAGCGAAAGGGATCGTCAGCGGTTATCCGGATGGCACCTTCAAGCCGAATAACCCGGTCACTCGCGCCGAGTTTACTGTGATGCTGGCAGGCGCGATGAAACTGGAAGGTACCGGTGCTGCGCTAACATTCACGGATCATGACCAGATTGGCAGATGGGCCAGGCAAGCCGTTGCGCAGGCCGCACAAGCGGGCATCGTGATCGGATACAGCGATGGCAGCTTCCGGCCAAATGCGCAGATTACCCGTGCGGAGATGGCGATGATGATCGCTCGGGCGTTAAAGCAGCAGCTTAACGATAATGCGTCAACCGGTTTTGCCGATGATGAAGCGATTCCGCAGTGGGCGAAAGGGGCGGTTGAAGCCATCCGCAAACTTGGCATTGTCGATGGCCGCGGCGCAAACCGTTTCGTACCGGACGAAAAGGCCAGCCGCGCAGAAGCGGTTGTAATGCTGGTCAGAATGTTGGATAGGTGGGAAATATAA
- a CDS encoding LuxR C-terminal-related transcriptional regulator → MFIPDAYSQREGLTMIIATKLHIPRSRSSLVARSRLTRLLHEGLDRTLTLITAPAGYGKTTLLGEWVMTLENPVAWVSLDQGDNDRMRFWAHTLAALKQAYPSFNEQAVLRHAVEDPSGVSLIAALVNGLHRISQTTVLVWDDFHHIEEESILKGVTYLLERLPPHVHLYLASRNPPALPLSRLRAENRLISLDASDLRFAPDETTEFFAKCGGIQLSNEDAAVVQKKTEGWAAAMRLAILSLHEHADPASLVWKMAGTERDISDYFFDEVFSLQSETMQHFLLYTSILDRMTGELCQAVTGIAESDAYLQQLDKESLFLVALDQRREWYRYHHLFRQFLTAQLKIREPRQWKTYHMTAGKWLEKNGYPHEAVDHYLAAAGYEHALSLIEKIAQELMDKEWTTLCTWLSAIPDTLLFARPMMLLTKLASQYMSGHVEAATDGYWQAVRWLEENTASLPSSATETLHAGLAFLAAFRTFMEREFEYAVQFSKEYVEKHAEGEFLIGFGSDRDGYHPVFDIYVSDDSLQLAEQVLTPLLSIWSETRNIYFVAHLYIDLGKMQYERNRLVEAEKVMRQAYDIGRTHHNISLMTIAALWLARIAAVQGDEETSNQILRELARLTSETTNSRLSGKIALFRAMLGRMKRDEKPVRQWLRKSGLRFRDEIPLSMIKEYDVLASILAEQGKMEEAAALTERLLQLSIEEGRQSDRIRLLVHKSMILSLQGRISDSMDVLEEALALARPEGYIRTFVDEGAPLGQLLDHYIRLRQHQHRRPSHKVSLSYVKRLRRLIPQVEREAGTPHEGTVVVLTAREQRVLRLMETGMSNKEIALKLNVSLATVKTHINNIYGKLQSKNRLQALERARTLQLF, encoded by the coding sequence ATGTTCATTCCTGATGCTTATAGTCAAAGGGAGGGGCTAACCATGATCATAGCCACGAAACTTCATATTCCCCGATCGCGAAGCTCGCTTGTTGCGCGTTCCCGTCTCACCCGGCTTTTGCATGAAGGGTTGGATCGCACGCTTACGTTGATCACAGCTCCAGCCGGCTATGGCAAAACGACATTGCTCGGCGAGTGGGTGATGACGCTGGAAAATCCCGTCGCCTGGGTCTCGCTTGATCAAGGGGATAATGATCGCATGCGCTTCTGGGCACATACCCTTGCAGCGTTAAAACAAGCTTATCCGTCTTTTAACGAACAGGCCGTGCTTCGTCATGCCGTGGAAGATCCATCGGGAGTTTCACTGATTGCCGCGCTCGTCAACGGGCTTCATCGTATCTCGCAAACAACGGTGCTCGTTTGGGATGACTTTCATCATATCGAAGAAGAATCAATCTTGAAGGGGGTCACTTATCTGCTGGAACGTTTGCCGCCACATGTCCATCTCTATCTCGCAAGCCGAAATCCTCCAGCGCTTCCTCTTTCCAGACTACGAGCAGAAAATAGGCTGATCTCGTTGGATGCGAGCGATCTCCGGTTTGCGCCGGACGAAACGACCGAATTTTTTGCGAAGTGCGGTGGCATACAATTATCCAATGAAGACGCGGCTGTCGTACAAAAAAAGACGGAGGGATGGGCAGCTGCGATGCGACTGGCGATCTTGTCGTTACATGAACATGCTGATCCCGCGTCGCTGGTCTGGAAGATGGCGGGAACGGAACGTGATATATCGGATTACTTCTTCGATGAAGTGTTTTCCCTTCAATCCGAAACGATGCAGCATTTTTTACTCTATACATCGATTTTGGATCGGATGACGGGCGAACTTTGTCAAGCGGTAACCGGTATAGCCGAAAGTGATGCGTATCTGCAACAATTAGACAAGGAAAGCTTGTTTCTTGTCGCTTTGGACCAGCGGAGGGAGTGGTACAGGTATCATCATTTATTCCGGCAATTTTTGACAGCGCAGTTGAAAATACGCGAGCCGCGGCAATGGAAAACCTATCATATGACAGCAGGAAAATGGCTTGAAAAGAACGGTTATCCACATGAAGCGGTGGATCATTACCTTGCGGCTGCCGGTTATGAACATGCGCTATCATTGATAGAGAAAATTGCACAGGAACTGATGGACAAGGAATGGACGACGCTTTGCACGTGGTTGAGCGCAATTCCCGACACGCTGTTATTTGCCAGGCCGATGATGCTGTTGACAAAGCTTGCCTCCCAATACATGTCCGGGCATGTCGAAGCGGCCACAGACGGGTATTGGCAAGCGGTTCGCTGGCTGGAAGAGAACACCGCTTCCCTTCCTTCTTCGGCAACCGAAACATTACATGCCGGACTTGCTTTTCTGGCCGCATTTCGCACGTTTATGGAGCGTGAATTTGAATATGCCGTTCAATTTTCAAAGGAATATGTCGAGAAACATGCGGAAGGCGAATTTTTGATCGGGTTCGGGAGCGACCGGGACGGTTATCATCCGGTGTTTGACATCTACGTGTCGGATGACAGCCTTCAACTGGCGGAACAGGTACTGACTCCTCTGCTTTCGATTTGGTCCGAAACCCGAAATATTTATTTTGTCGCTCATCTCTATATCGACTTAGGCAAAATGCAGTACGAACGAAATCGCTTGGTCGAAGCGGAAAAGGTGATGCGCCAAGCCTATGATATTGGAAGAACGCATCATAATATAAGCCTGATGACCATCGCGGCGCTATGGCTCGCCCGTATTGCCGCTGTACAAGGAGACGAGGAGACGTCAAATCAAATATTACGCGAGTTAGCCCGGCTCACGTCCGAGACGACGAATTCCCGTTTGTCCGGGAAAATCGCCTTGTTTCGAGCCATGCTGGGCCGGATGAAAAGAGACGAGAAACCGGTGAGACAATGGCTGAGAAAGAGCGGCCTCCGATTCCGTGATGAAATTCCGCTATCCATGATCAAGGAATATGATGTACTCGCTTCTATATTGGCGGAGCAAGGAAAAATGGAAGAAGCCGCAGCATTGACGGAACGACTGCTCCAGCTGTCAATAGAAGAAGGACGGCAAAGCGACCGAATTCGTCTGCTCGTTCATAAGAGTATGATCCTGTCCTTACAAGGAAGGATTTCGGACTCCATGGACGTACTGGAAGAAGCGCTGGCATTGGCGCGGCCGGAAGGGTATATCCGGACCTTTGTCGACGAAGGGGCACCTCTTGGGCAATTGCTGGATCACTATATCCGATTGCGCCAACATCAGCATCGCCGCCCCAGCCATAAGGTGTCTTTATCCTATGTGAAACGGCTGCGAAGACTGATTCCGCAAGTCGAAAGGGAAGCCGGTACTCCCCATGAAGGAACGGTGGTTGTTTTAACAGCCAGAGAACAAAGAGTGCTTCGGTTGATGGAAACGGGAATGTCTAATAAAGAAATCGCGCTCAAACTGAATGTTTCCCTGGCGACCGTAAAAACACATATTAACAATATCTACGGCAAATTACAGAGCAAAAATCGATTACAAGCGTTGGAACGTGCCAGAACACTGCAGTTGTTCTGA